A single region of the Microcoleus sp. bin38.metabat.b11b12b14.051 genome encodes:
- a CDS encoding CHAT domain-containing protein, whose translation MMSEIYCAGIQFMSWTIILALGSGSLKSGFPHVTAELKETGKTFAKFPASLPPAPEVEELHRRWKVLCNALKPGSAASRIKLKSPGVTTNFSEDTPEEIYPNLYKHMREWLASDEFCKKIELNLRTYIGNISESFKIFLENDNSQLWELPWDAWALREVYANCEIILTSCEYGTITRARNAVPVVRFSEGRILCVFGNSQGIDIKKDRRTIEKLLGDRCELNFLKEPTAEKLYEELFDEKGWQVLFFAGHSNSDWNAANGLLYINQNPDNNTITVEELKSGLKQAISNGLQLLIFNSCSSLGIATDIVAEGLHLPSIIVMRAPLPDPIAHDFVKSLFEYLALGDPLFLAVRKAKNDLLSWEPRFPGASGIPMLCQHPTFDEFILPRWKAENPVNPPFSEAQAGDRPNHGNFMIPTQLMQRASISLAVVAIGYPLIGPHLGAVINTFGMEKHRNNQFLIAKVSYNLAASLDPTNGYYFYNLSLLCDQINEDECAEQAMKQAVWRGLPEAYAQLAKSLIVKNKPQAALKVIGLCLEQTEFDGVKSACLKNRGWLRFNDNQYDSAEADLRTAISLNTKTPEAQCLLAKVLEAKGKPQESLKHWAETIKSGEARIPEQDECIQIAKQRLQKIGNSP comes from the coding sequence ATGATGAGTGAAATTTACTGTGCGGGCATCCAATTTATGAGCTGGACTATCATCTTGGCTTTGGGATCTGGGAGTCTAAAAAGCGGGTTTCCTCACGTCACGGCGGAACTCAAAGAAACAGGAAAAACCTTCGCTAAATTTCCTGCCAGCTTGCCCCCAGCACCAGAAGTTGAGGAATTGCACAGAAGGTGGAAAGTGCTTTGTAACGCACTCAAACCTGGGAGCGCTGCGAGTCGAATTAAATTGAAATCACCAGGCGTCACCACAAATTTTTCTGAGGACACACCGGAAGAAATATATCCGAATTTGTACAAACACATGAGGGAGTGGCTGGCATCTGACGAGTTTTGCAAAAAAATTGAATTGAATCTCAGAACTTACATCGGCAATATATCTGAATCTTTTAAAATCTTTTTAGAAAACGATAATTCTCAGCTTTGGGAGTTGCCTTGGGATGCGTGGGCCTTGCGCGAAGTTTACGCCAACTGCGAAATAATTCTGACTTCGTGCGAATACGGAACAATTACGCGAGCGAGAAACGCAGTACCAGTAGTTAGATTTTCTGAAGGCAGGATTTTATGCGTGTTTGGCAACAGTCAGGGCATTGATATTAAAAAAGATCGCAGAACAATCGAAAAACTTTTGGGCGATCGCTGCGAGTTAAATTTTCTCAAAGAGCCGACTGCTGAAAAGTTGTATGAGGAGCTGTTTGACGAGAAAGGCTGGCAAGTTTTATTTTTTGCAGGACACAGCAACAGCGACTGGAATGCTGCTAACGGACTGCTGTATATCAATCAAAATCCTGACAACAATACTATCACTGTAGAGGAGTTAAAATCTGGTTTAAAACAAGCTATCAGTAACGGCTTGCAGTTGCTGATTTTTAATTCGTGTTCGAGTTTGGGCATTGCTACGGATATCGTTGCTGAGGGTTTGCATTTGCCGTCAATAATTGTGATGCGCGCGCCGCTACCAGATCCCATTGCTCACGATTTTGTAAAGTCTTTGTTTGAATATTTGGCATTAGGAGATCCTTTGTTTTTGGCGGTTCGCAAAGCTAAAAATGATTTGCTGTCGTGGGAACCTCGATTTCCGGGTGCGAGCGGAATTCCCATGCTGTGTCAGCATCCGACGTTTGACGAGTTTATTTTACCGAGGTGGAAAGCCGAAAACCCTGTGAATCCACCTTTCTCCGAGGCTCAGGCGGGCGATCGCCCAAACCACGGGAATTTCATGATTCCAACTCAATTGATGCAGCGGGCGAGCATCAGTTTAGCTGTTGTGGCGATCGGCTATCCATTGATCGGCCCGCATCTGGGAGCTGTGATTAACACATTCGGGATGGAAAAACACCGCAACAATCAATTTTTAATCGCGAAAGTTTCATACAATCTAGCTGCGTCACTCGATCCAACTAATGGCTATTATTTTTATAATTTGTCTTTACTTTGCGATCAAATAAACGAAGACGAGTGCGCGGAACAAGCCATGAAACAAGCAGTCTGGCGCGGACTTCCCGAAGCTTATGCCCAATTAGCTAAATCGCTGATTGTCAAAAATAAACCTCAAGCTGCTTTAAAAGTAATCGGACTGTGTTTAGAACAAACTGAATTTGATGGAGTGAAATCAGCTTGTTTGAAAAATCGCGGTTGGTTGCGTTTCAATGACAACCAATACGACTCAGCGGAAGCAGATTTAAGAACGGCTATATCTCTCAACACTAAAACTCCAGAAGCTCAATGTCTTTTAGCGAAGGTACTCGAAGCTAAAGGAAAACCGCAAGAATCACTAAAACATTGGGCAGAAACAATAAAATCTGGCGAGGCTAGAATTCCCGAACAAGATGAGTGTATCCAAATAGCCAAACAACGTTTACAAAAAATAGGAAATAGCCCATGA
- a CDS encoding tetratricopeptide repeat protein has product MKKQIATCIGASAIASTVISINILPHSRFGSHTDLSKISANNLIISPAIAATSRISNGQILNISGEVQLQRQNGRSIRATTGTPIYPGDKLQTSQNGQITIQCADLGIKSIKAGENQLNSCLLVSDKSQSDCNKNLIRCPDRGDDKIAWNNAPIPYIISPRRTQLLENKPALRWNPVAGATSYKLSLLENNSKLNWEMTVNGTEAVYAGEPALKPGVKYRLIVEANTGVSSESAAGEGYREFGLLDEKEAQAVKDAVGAIDQQVPNAVAKKLATAHIYLSTNLIAEAIETLESLPTVGVETAPIYRKLGELYRERSQLMPQAEVYYQKAINAAKPDDIEELTDARYGLGQVYSSMRNYPEARRHLQSAKEGYQNLGDLPMVEKIEKQLQDVQRKEQRKAA; this is encoded by the coding sequence ATGAAAAAACAGATAGCCACTTGTATAGGCGCCAGCGCGATCGCCAGTACGGTCATTTCAATCAATATTCTACCTCATTCGCGCTTTGGCAGTCACACAGATTTATCCAAAATATCCGCCAACAACCTCATAATTTCCCCAGCAATCGCAGCAACGAGCAGAATATCCAACGGACAAATCCTGAATATTAGCGGCGAAGTGCAGTTACAGCGTCAAAATGGCCGCAGTATTCGCGCGACAACCGGCACGCCAATTTATCCGGGCGACAAACTGCAAACTTCACAAAACGGACAAATTACCATCCAATGTGCAGATTTAGGAATTAAGTCAATTAAAGCGGGTGAAAATCAATTAAATAGCTGTTTGTTGGTGAGCGACAAGTCGCAGTCTGACTGCAATAAAAATTTAATTAGATGTCCCGATCGCGGTGATGATAAAATTGCTTGGAACAACGCGCCGATTCCTTATATAATCAGTCCGAGGCGGACGCAATTGCTGGAAAATAAGCCGGCTTTGCGCTGGAATCCGGTTGCGGGTGCGACTAGCTATAAGTTGAGCCTTCTCGAAAATAATTCGAAGTTAAATTGGGAAATGACGGTTAACGGTACTGAGGCGGTGTATGCGGGGGAACCGGCGCTGAAACCGGGTGTTAAGTACCGATTGATTGTGGAGGCGAATACGGGGGTTTCTTCGGAAAGTGCCGCAGGAGAGGGATATAGAGAGTTTGGTTTGTTGGATGAGAAGGAAGCTCAGGCTGTTAAAGATGCGGTTGGGGCGATCGACCAACAGGTACCGAATGCCGTGGCAAAAAAATTAGCAACAGCCCATATTTATCTTAGCACAAACTTGATTGCCGAAGCAATAGAAACCTTAGAAAGCTTACCAACAGTGGGAGTTGAGACAGCGCCAATTTACCGGAAGTTGGGGGAACTGTATCGAGAGCGATCGCAACTGATGCCGCAGGCGGAAGTATATTATCAAAAGGCAATCAATGCAGCTAAACCAGACGATATCGAGGAGCTAACCGACGCGCGTTACGGTTTGGGACAAGTTTATTCATCGATGCGGAACTATCCCGAAGCTCGGCGCCATTTGCAGTCAGCAAAAGAGGGATATCAAAATTTGGGAGATTTGCCAATGGTGGAAAAGATAGAGAAGCAATTGCAAGACGTGCAAAGAAAAGAACAGAGAAAAGCTGCATAG
- a CDS encoding 4'-phosphopantetheinyl transferase superfamily protein produces the protein MIAVVASWNSPPQNPTLDIGSIHVWRVCQAQTKSCLQSLQQTLSTDEQTKAQRFHFPKDRSQFIVSRGALRAILSRYLHINPSLLRFECNPYGKPSLTIAQGGDSLRFNLSHSRGITLIAITNNRDIGVDIEGINPDFPCLEIAEKFFSPLENSVLHSLPQHLQVRAFFTCWTRKEAYIKAVGKGLSIPLNQFAVTCAPGEPAALLTITENPEATSRWSLIELIPSLDMVAAVAVAGDCCQLNCWQWTAEI, from the coding sequence ATGATTGCAGTTGTTGCTTCCTGGAATTCCCCACCGCAAAACCCGACATTAGATATCGGTTCCATCCACGTCTGGCGCGTCTGTCAAGCTCAAACAAAGTCTTGCTTGCAGAGTTTGCAGCAGACTCTCTCTACCGACGAACAGACAAAAGCACAGCGTTTTCACTTTCCCAAAGATCGATCGCAATTTATTGTCAGTCGCGGCGCCCTCAGAGCAATTCTCAGCCGCTACCTCCACATAAATCCCAGCCTCCTGCGCTTTGAATGCAACCCCTACGGCAAACCCTCCCTCACCATCGCCCAAGGTGGAGACAGTTTGCGTTTCAATTTGTCTCACTCTCGCGGAATCACTCTAATTGCTATTACCAACAATCGAGATATCGGTGTCGATATAGAAGGCATAAATCCCGACTTTCCTTGTCTGGAGATTGCTGAAAAGTTTTTCTCACCATTAGAAAACTCCGTGCTGCATTCCCTGCCCCAACATCTTCAAGTCAGAGCTTTTTTCACCTGCTGGACTCGCAAAGAAGCCTACATTAAAGCAGTCGGCAAAGGCCTTTCTATTCCCCTGAATCAGTTTGCTGTCACCTGCGCGCCCGGAGAACCAGCAGCACTATTAACTATTACCGAAAACCCCGAAGCAACATCGAGATGGTCTTTAATTGAATTAATTCCCAGTTTAGATATGGTGGCGGCTGTTGCGGTTGCAGGAGATTGCTGCCAACTTAATTGTTGGCAGTGGACAGCAGAGATTTAA
- a CDS encoding type II toxin-antitoxin system VapC family toxin gives MRLLLDTHTLIWFFAGDSQLSTTARILIEDEDNNKLISIASIWEMAIKESKGHLNLSLPLHEYIGQKLSLEDFNLLNINLDHLSEIVTMPFYHKDPFDRLLIAQAIREGIPILSKDSAFDAYSKNINLIW, from the coding sequence ATGAGACTTCTGTTAGATACTCATACCTTAATTTGGTTTTTTGCGGGCGATTCTCAACTCAGTACGACTGCACGAATTCTAATTGAGGATGAAGATAATAATAAACTGATCAGTATAGCAAGTATCTGGGAGATGGCAATTAAGGAAAGTAAAGGGCATTTAAATTTGAGCTTGCCTCTTCATGAGTATATCGGGCAAAAACTCAGTTTGGAAGACTTTAATCTCCTGAATATTAATTTAGATCATCTGAGTGAGATCGTGACCATGCCTTTTTATCATAAAGATCCGTTCGATAGGTTGCTCATCGCACAAGCAATAAGGGAAGGAATACCCATATTAAGTAAAGATTCTGCGTTTGATGCCTATTCTAAGAATATTAATTTAATTTGGTGA
- a CDS encoding DUF2281 domain-containing protein, with translation METINLKEEVRSLIDRLPENFTWSDLISAIYLRQVLKSEPIQVKGIKQGKNIQLSANFNIPDGCEVLIEVREVSPVNHEEKLKMMKEFLAALSDEDRGEWQKIGEFLESDRTTNRKSSVMPPKKPRAPLFGSDRDLISISNGFDEPLEDFKDYM, from the coding sequence ATGGAAACCATCAATCTTAAAGAAGAAGTCCGCAGCTTAATCGATCGGCTGCCTGAAAACTTTACCTGGTCTGACCTGATATCTGCAATTTATCTCAGGCAAGTATTGAAATCCGAACCTATCCAAGTTAAAGGCATAAAACAAGGTAAAAACATCCAACTGTCAGCAAATTTTAACATTCCTGATGGCTGCGAAGTTCTGATTGAAGTACGGGAAGTTTCGCCTGTCAACCATGAGGAGAAACTGAAAATGATGAAAGAGTTTCTGGCAGCTTTGTCAGATGAAGACAGAGGGGAATGGCAAAAAATTGGAGAATTCTTAGAAAGCGATCGCACAACCAATAGAAAATCATCGGTGATGCCTCCTAAAAAGCCCCGTGCACCACTGTTCGGCAGCGATCGCGATTTAATTTCAATATCTAACGGTTTTGACGAGCCATTAGAAGATTTCAAGGATTATATGTAA
- a CDS encoding DUF1822 family protein, which produces MNDSNLWEIDSLSMPITQKAMQLARQFSGQQSHPQKQEQVYLNTLAVLAVRDYLTILSIETDLTQCDSWNPVIRLFADAADLYVKGLGKIECRPIKNRHLNSFPQPLESCPVPVEARTERIGYIAVEIDEEENEARLLGFSASAAAGELVLRQLHSLDDFLVHLEHLFEAKVDLRQWLVNVFMPDWQPFEAVVNPQPDAVPAEIIENPRPSRLRNWLNDVVEAGWQKIQQGKQSLEDLVFRDSRDTFAFRGGGSSGAESHFFDRKSSVYRLPEADVTRAKLIDLGMELGRTTVALLVAIAEESDRTMRVCVQLHPALGQRYLPPHTKLSLISDTGEILHEAESTMQNSCIVLKDFEVEPQESFSIKVALKNVSVTENFVV; this is translated from the coding sequence ATGAACGATAGCAACCTTTGGGAAATCGACTCTTTATCAATGCCAATTACTCAAAAGGCAATGCAGCTTGCTCGGCAGTTTTCTGGGCAACAGTCCCACCCGCAAAAGCAAGAGCAAGTTTATCTCAATACTTTGGCAGTCCTGGCAGTTCGCGATTACCTGACAATTTTGAGTATTGAAACTGATTTGACTCAATGCGATAGCTGGAATCCGGTAATTCGCTTGTTTGCAGATGCTGCGGATTTGTATGTTAAAGGATTGGGTAAAATCGAATGCCGCCCGATTAAAAATCGGCATCTAAATTCATTTCCCCAGCCGTTAGAGAGTTGCCCGGTGCCGGTGGAAGCAAGGACAGAACGCATCGGCTATATTGCGGTAGAAATTGATGAAGAGGAAAATGAAGCAAGATTGCTGGGTTTTTCGGCAAGTGCGGCGGCGGGCGAATTGGTATTGAGGCAATTGCATTCTCTGGACGATTTTTTGGTGCATCTAGAGCATTTGTTTGAAGCTAAAGTTGACCTGCGCCAGTGGTTGGTAAATGTGTTTATGCCGGATTGGCAGCCTTTTGAAGCGGTAGTTAACCCGCAGCCGGATGCGGTTCCCGCCGAGATAATTGAAAATCCGCGTCCTTCGAGATTGCGGAATTGGTTAAATGATGTTGTGGAAGCGGGCTGGCAGAAAATTCAGCAAGGAAAGCAGAGTTTGGAAGATTTAGTATTTCGCGATAGTCGCGACACTTTTGCATTCCGAGGCGGTGGAAGTTCGGGAGCCGAATCTCATTTTTTCGACCGTAAGAGCAGCGTCTACAGGTTGCCAGAAGCTGATGTTACTAGGGCAAAGTTGATTGATTTAGGCATGGAGTTGGGAAGGACAACTGTTGCTTTATTGGTGGCTATTGCCGAAGAGAGCGATCGCACTATGAGAGTTTGCGTTCAATTGCATCCGGCGCTGGGACAAAGATATCTGCCACCGCACACTAAACTTTCGTTAATATCCGACACCGGAGAAATTTTACACGAGGCTGAATCAACGATGCAAAATTCGTGTATTGTGCTGAAGGATTTTGAGGTAGAACCCCAAGAGAGCTTTAGCATCAAAGTAGCTCTCAAAAATGTGAGCGTGACAGAAAATTTTGTGGTATGA
- a CDS encoding Uma2 family endonuclease produces MLAETEKRYYTPDEYLALEEAAEYKSEYLDGEILPMTGGTANHNKIALNFCRIFPLTVNAQNYEIFINDMRLWIPRYHLYTYPDVMVIEGEPIYHGSNTTTVTNPLLVVEVLSKSTKDYDRGEKFLYYRSIPELREYILIDQYKYHVEQLAKTADGKWLFTEYESEDSVLAMESVEFQISLTDIYDRINFEVAAE; encoded by the coding sequence ATGTTGGCAGAAACAGAAAAACGCTACTATACTCCAGACGAATATTTGGCTTTAGAGGAAGCTGCGGAATACAAAAGCGAATATCTAGATGGAGAAATATTACCAATGACAGGTGGAACAGCTAATCACAATAAAATTGCGCTGAATTTTTGCCGCATATTTCCTTTGACTGTGAACGCGCAAAATTACGAGATATTTATCAATGATATGCGGTTGTGGATACCGCGCTATCATCTCTACACTTATCCAGATGTGATGGTGATTGAGGGTGAACCGATTTATCACGGAAGTAACACCACGACTGTGACAAATCCGTTGCTAGTTGTTGAGGTTTTGTCAAAATCTACTAAAGATTATGACAGAGGGGAGAAGTTTCTTTATTATCGATCGATTCCTGAACTTCGGGAATATATTTTAATTGACCAATACAAATATCATGTCGAACAATTGGCTAAGACGGCTGATGGTAAATGGCTATTTACTGAGTATGAGTCAGAAGATTCTGTATTAGCAATGGAGTCGGTTGAGTTCCAAATTAGTTTGACGGATATTTACGATCGCATAAATTTTGAAGTCGCAGCAGAATAG
- a CDS encoding sigma-70 family RNA polymerase sigma factor — protein MTDECNPSEGEDHLSDELELITEACGHLPGSSQRRRCLDRLIRDIIKSGKLWKENTPYYPDALQQTWIYFANNLCEATTAKRPYDPETSRLTTWLNAYLRNRLLDFRLEEQRERAERSRRRIVSLQGVQDEETLNSIDKIEAVTDSFFYLQEILEWIEIDPNNELKSRHVRGKPQINCQVLLQRQCSSPQSLQELAKEFGCAASTLYDLLNNDCRHLLQQFCEDQGYQINIPGVYSNER, from the coding sequence ATGACTGATGAATGCAACCCCTCTGAGGGGGAAGACCACTTATCGGATGAACTCGAACTCATCACTGAAGCTTGCGGGCATCTCCCGGGTAGTTCGCAGCGCCGTCGTTGTTTGGATAGACTGATTCGAGACATTATCAAGTCCGGCAAACTCTGGAAAGAAAACACACCTTACTACCCAGATGCCTTGCAACAAACATGGATCTATTTTGCTAATAATTTGTGTGAAGCTACCACAGCAAAACGACCCTATGACCCGGAAACCAGCCGCCTTACTACTTGGCTAAATGCCTATCTCAGAAATCGGCTGTTAGATTTTCGTTTGGAGGAACAAAGAGAAAGAGCAGAACGATCGCGCCGTCGCATAGTTTCATTGCAAGGAGTACAAGACGAAGAAACGCTCAATTCAATTGACAAGATCGAAGCCGTGACTGATTCATTCTTTTATTTACAAGAAATTCTAGAATGGATAGAAATAGATCCAAATAACGAGTTAAAAAGCAGACACGTCAGAGGCAAACCGCAGATCAATTGCCAAGTTTTATTGCAGCGCCAGTGTTCGTCACCTCAAAGCCTTCAAGAACTCGCAAAAGAGTTTGGCTGCGCGGCTTCGACTTTATATGACTTGTTAAACAATGACTGCCGCCATTTGCTGCAACAATTTTGCGAAGATCAAGGATATCAAATCAACATACCAGGAGTGTACAGTAATGAACGATAG
- a CDS encoding CHAT domain-containing tetratricopeptide repeat protein — MKRIIISVLVLGVFLTPLTVPPMVQPSRAQSPNAQSQEVEKLIRQAMEQQQQGKSQPAIETWQQILSIVRQLNDLTTEVSVLNRIGTVYNNIGQPKEALKYFNQALPISREVRDRYGEVLTLTNIGLAYDKLGKSTEALKYYNQALPIWQEVRDRSGEARTLTNIGSYYQNTGKPEEALKYYNQALPIWQEVRARSAEARTLTNIGWVYDSIGKPEEALKYYNQALPISQEVHDRFVEAVALNGIGWVHYRIGKPEKALDNFKQALAIWQEGGDRSGEATTLNNMGLAYDKLEKSKEALEYLKQALKIRQKVRDRPGQAATLTNMGLAYNNIGKPEEALEYLNEALPIMRSVGDRSGEATTLNNMGLAYQNMKQPNKALKSYNQALEIRRKVGDRPGEAVTLTNMGLAYRDINKPTDAIKNLEDSIKITLEMRSGLQRENRQKFLQANNLTPIALTSLLIDQNQADRAFQWVNIATTVDLADYTRLINAKVANPQAQKAIDEWNQKNQQLQSLRRQLEDKFSENLSRQIRESEAEVNRQAEQISRSFPEVAELFETKLKDIAQLKASISPGTVVIQPVLLTNAKNVPNTIAIFVLTKDSLNVKKIAIDPTEFDKLITQYREQISSGLTSDYKDTGGKLYDILIRPVEDKIQAFSPKQLSIIATGKLRYIPFEALLDKQTEKYLIEKYPINYLTRISTRSSPDSKLQSGILALGNPVPRPPQDLPGSEAEVRNIAQLFPGSPPYIGNTATLDKFKTQAPRFPFLHLATHGCFQPEGCQKLDMKANTLLFADTQFNIADAALLGLQNTRLLTLSACQTALQANSNGEEISGIAYVFERAGANAVMASLWSVDDSATQELMVAFYQNINKGMSKAEALRQAKLSQIKISPHPFYWSPFILIGDAR, encoded by the coding sequence ATGAAACGAATTATTATCAGTGTTTTGGTTTTGGGTGTGTTTTTAACTCCTCTGACTGTACCACCCATGGTGCAACCTAGTAGGGCGCAAAGTCCAAATGCACAGAGTCAAGAAGTAGAGAAACTGATACGGCAAGCAATGGAACAGCAACAGCAAGGAAAATCGCAACCGGCAATAGAAACATGGCAGCAGATTTTAAGCATTGTACGACAATTGAACGATCTAACAACGGAAGTATCAGTCCTCAATAGGATTGGTACGGTCTACAACAACATTGGACAACCAAAAGAAGCATTAAAATACTTTAACCAAGCTTTGCCTATTTCGCGAGAAGTGCGGGATCGCTATGGGGAAGTTTTGACTTTGACTAATATTGGTTTAGCCTACGACAAACTTGGAAAATCAACAGAGGCATTAAAATACTATAACCAAGCTTTGCCAATTTGGCAGGAAGTGCGCGATCGCTCTGGGGAAGCTAGAACTTTGACTAATATTGGTTCATATTACCAGAACACAGGAAAACCAGAAGAGGCATTAAAATACTATAACCAAGCTTTGCCAATTTGGCAGGAAGTGCGCGCTCGCTCTGCGGAAGCTAGAACTTTGACTAATATTGGTTGGGTCTATGACAGCATTGGAAAACCAGAAGAGGCATTAAAATACTATAACCAAGCTTTGCCAATTTCACAGGAAGTACACGACCGATTTGTAGAAGCTGTTGCTTTGAATGGTATTGGTTGGGTCCACTACAGAATTGGAAAACCAGAAAAGGCATTGGACAACTTTAAGCAAGCTTTAGCAATTTGGCAGGAAGGGGGCGATCGCTCTGGGGAAGCTACTACTTTGAATAATATGGGTTTAGCCTACGACAAACTTGAAAAATCAAAAGAGGCATTGGAATATCTTAAGCAAGCTTTAAAAATTAGGCAGAAAGTGAGGGATCGCCCAGGGCAAGCTGCTACTTTAACTAATATGGGTTTAGCCTATAACAACATTGGAAAACCAGAAGAGGCATTGGAATACCTTAACGAAGCTTTGCCAATTATGCGGTCAGTGGGCGATCGCTCTGGGGAAGCTACTACTTTGAATAATATGGGTTTAGCCTACCAAAACATGAAACAACCAAACAAGGCATTGAAATCCTATAACCAAGCTTTGGAAATTAGGCGGAAAGTGGGCGATCGCCCTGGGGAAGCTGTTACTTTAACTAATATGGGTTTAGCCTACCGAGATATAAATAAACCTACTGATGCCATCAAAAATTTGGAGGACTCCATCAAGATTACTTTAGAAATGCGGAGTGGTTTACAGCGAGAAAATCGCCAAAAATTTTTACAAGCTAATAACTTAACCCCGATCGCCCTCACATCGCTTCTCATCGATCAAAACCAAGCCGATCGCGCTTTTCAATGGGTCAACATCGCCACCACAGTAGACCTCGCCGACTACACCCGCCTCATCAACGCCAAAGTCGCCAACCCCCAAGCACAAAAAGCCATAGACGAATGGAATCAAAAAAATCAACAACTGCAATCCCTCCGCCGCCAACTAGAAGACAAATTCTCAGAAAATCTCTCCCGACAAATCCGGGAATCAGAAGCAGAAGTCAACCGCCAAGCCGAACAAATCTCCCGCAGTTTCCCGGAAGTCGCCGAACTATTTGAAACTAAACTCAAAGACATCGCCCAACTGAAAGCAAGTATCTCACCCGGAACCGTTGTCATTCAACCCGTCTTGCTGACAAATGCCAAAAATGTTCCCAATACGATCGCCATATTTGTCTTGACAAAAGACAGTTTAAATGTTAAAAAAATTGCAATAGATCCCACAGAATTCGACAAACTCATCACTCAATACCGCGAACAGATATCAAGCGGACTCACGTCAGATTACAAAGACACTGGTGGCAAACTATACGATATCCTGATTCGCCCAGTAGAAGACAAAATACAGGCATTTTCTCCCAAACAATTGAGCATCATCGCCACAGGAAAATTGCGTTATATCCCATTTGAAGCCCTTTTAGATAAGCAAACTGAGAAATACCTAATCGAGAAATATCCCATCAACTATCTCACCCGTATTTCAACCAGGTCAAGTCCTGATTCCAAATTACAAAGCGGCATCTTAGCATTAGGAAATCCCGTCCCCCGCCCTCCGCAAGATCTACCCGGTTCCGAAGCAGAAGTCAGAAATATCGCTCAATTATTCCCTGGCAGTCCCCCCTATATCGGCAATACCGCCACCCTCGACAAATTCAAAACCCAAGCACCTCGCTTTCCCTTTTTGCACCTAGCAACTCACGGCTGTTTCCAACCCGAAGGCTGTCAAAAATTGGACATGAAAGCAAATACACTTCTATTTGCTGACACTCAATTCAATATTGCCGATGCCGCGTTATTAGGATTGCAAAACACCAGACTTCTCACCTTAAGTGCGTGTCAAACAGCTTTGCAAGCCAATTCCAACGGGGAAGAAATATCGGGAATTGCCTATGTATTTGAGCGCGCGGGTGCGAATGCTGTGATGGCGAGTCTCTGGAGTGTTGATGATTCAGCTACTCAAGAATTGATGGTGGCATTTTATCAAAATATTAATAAAGGGATGAGTAAAGCGGAAGCTTTGCGGCAAGCTAAATTGAGTCAGATTAAGATTTCTCCTCATCCTTTTTATTGGTCGCCGTTTATTTTGATTGGTGATGCGCGGTAG
- a CDS encoding XisI protein — MERIEQYRQFIRQLLTTHATVDQNSDLDVECQLVFDTEQDHYQILDVGWEGYKRIYNCFIHLDIKNGKIWIQRNMTEADLGQELVDMGVPKEDIILGLHPSYKRPYTGYGVA; from the coding sequence ATGGAAAGAATAGAGCAGTACCGCCAATTTATCCGCCAGTTGCTAACCACTCATGCCACAGTCGATCAAAATTCAGATTTGGATGTTGAATGTCAGCTTGTGTTCGATACAGAACAAGACCATTACCAAATTTTAGACGTTGGCTGGGAGGGATACAAGCGAATTTATAACTGTTTCATTCACTTAGATATCAAAAATGGTAAAATCTGGATTCAACGTAATATGACAGAAGCTGATTTAGGACAAGAATTAGTTGATATGGGAGTACCTAAAGAGGATATTATTTTAGGGTTGCATCCATCTTATAAGCGCCCATATACTGGCTATGGAGTTGCTTAG